The following are encoded in a window of Terriglobales bacterium genomic DNA:
- a CDS encoding SDR family NAD(P)-dependent oxidoreductase: MTELKGKAVLVTGGAKRIGREIALTLARAGADVAITYLGSEREARHTVTDLASLGVRALGLRCDVREEKSVLAAIKELRRELGGLDVLVNNAGTYATVDFDRITVAQWDEMFATNTRGPFLVT, from the coding sequence ATGACGGAACTCAAGGGGAAGGCCGTCCTGGTGACGGGGGGAGCCAAGCGCATCGGGCGCGAGATCGCGCTCACCCTGGCGCGGGCGGGCGCCGACGTGGCCATCACCTACCTGGGCTCGGAGCGGGAGGCGCGGCACACGGTGACCGACCTGGCCTCGCTGGGAGTGCGGGCGCTGGGCCTGCGCTGCGACGTCCGCGAGGAGAAGAGCGTGCTGGCGGCGATCAAAGAACTGCGCCGCGAATTGGGCGGGCTGGACGTGCTGGTCAACAACGCCGGCACCTACGCCACCGTGGACTTCGACAGGATCACGGTGGCGCAGTGGGACGAGATGTTCGCCACCAACACCCGCGGACCCTTCCTGGTGACG